Proteins from one Romboutsia sp. CE17 genomic window:
- a CDS encoding BMC domain-containing protein has product MSQLAIGMIETVGLAAAIEAADVCVKSANVNLIGYELSRGNGMAVVKIEGNVGAVKAAIEAATIAANKVNKVFSTKVIPRPSDCIDFLIRNSDTIGYENIENVEISQQVKENHEDKYEDIIENKIEKVKEEIDNTFEISSNEKIDESQGLDEDNVVEEHNSDNTKESIDEKDYTCNLCKDPKCPRQKGDLKTTCIHYEENNN; this is encoded by the coding sequence ATGTCTCAATTAGCAATAGGTATGATAGAGACAGTAGGTCTTGCTGCTGCAATAGAAGCTGCTGATGTTTGCGTTAAATCTGCAAATGTTAATCTAATAGGTTATGAATTATCTAGAGGAAATGGAATGGCAGTAGTTAAGATAGAAGGCAATGTAGGTGCTGTAAAAGCAGCCATTGAAGCCGCTACTATAGCAGCAAATAAAGTAAATAAGGTATTTAGTACAAAAGTAATACCTCGTCCAAGTGATTGCATAGATTTCTTAATTAGAAATAGTGATACTATTGGATATGAAAATATAGAGAATGTAGAAATTTCTCAGCAGGTAAAAGAAAATCATGAAGATAAATATGAGGATATAATTGAAAATAAAATAGAAAAAGTAAAAGAAGAAATAGATAATACTTTTGAAATTTCAAGTAATGAAAAGATTGATGAATCACAAGGATTAGATGAAGATAATGTAGTAGAAGAACATAATTCAGATAATACAAAAGAAAGTATAGATGAAAAAGATTATACGTGTAATTTATGTAAGGATCCGAAATGTCCAAGACAAAAAGGAGACTTAAAAACTACATGTATCCATTATGAAGAAAATAATAATTAA
- a CDS encoding glycerol dehydratase reactivase beta/small subunit family protein, giving the protein MRMDTILNSKPVIKIFFDENKIKEADIKEVLWGIEEEGIPYEVLPVRIENAVDSGYKASIESSLGVGIGIDEKYIVLHYNKLKKDSPLFTISRNSDSTKIRSLGANAARLVIKMPFKGI; this is encoded by the coding sequence ATGAGAATGGACACTATTTTAAATAGCAAACCTGTTATAAAAATATTTTTTGATGAAAATAAGATAAAAGAAGCTGACATTAAAGAAGTATTATGGGGAATAGAAGAAGAAGGTATACCTTATGAAGTATTACCTGTAAGAATAGAAAATGCAGTTGATAGTGGCTATAAAGCAAGTATAGAGTCTTCTCTTGGTGTAGGAATTGGAATAGATGAAAAATACATAGTACTTCACTATAACAAATTAAAAAAAGATTCGCCACTTTTTACAATTTCAAGAAATAGTGACTCTACTAAAATAAGATCTTTAGGTGCAAATGCAGCAAGATTAGTTATAAAAATGCCATTTAAAGGAATATAA
- a CDS encoding diol dehydratase reactivase subunit alpha encodes MEIVAGVDIGNATTEVALAKINGNNIEFLSSGIVPTTGIKGTKKNINGLFQSLKQSLDKAGLSIEDLDRIRVNEAAPVIGDVAMETITETIITESTMIGHNPNTPGGEGVGVGITTLINDLSNIKEKEDVIVVIPSEVDFEYAAKTINQHDGRVNIKGAIAKKDDGVLINNRLNNKIPIIDEVTLVDKVPIGMRAAIEVAPVGRVIEVLSNPYGIATLFDLTSDETKHIVPIARALIGNRSAVVIKTPKGDVKERKIPAGKIEIIGSNKRASVDVDQGATKIMQAVSSVSQICDVKGEPGTNAGGMLEKVRHVMSQLTNQHPNVIKIQDLLAVDTFVPQSVKGGLAKEFSLENAVGIAAMVKADKLQMQMIADELGEKLKVPVEVGGVEADMAIRGALTTPGTNQPLAILDMGAGSTDASIITRNGEIKSIHLAGAGNMVTMLIKSELGLDDFDLAEDIKKYPLAKVESLFNLRHEDGTVKFFNKPLDPKFFAKVVILKEDMMIPIEGNQSIEKIKLIRKQAKEKVFVTNALRALSDVSPTNNIRDIEFVVLVGGSALDFEVPQLVTDALSQYNVVAGRANIRGIEGPRNAVATGLILSSTEEVK; translated from the coding sequence ATGGAAATAGTAGCTGGTGTAGATATAGGTAATGCTACTACTGAAGTAGCTCTAGCTAAAATAAATGGCAATAATATTGAATTTTTATCTAGTGGCATAGTACCAACTACAGGGATTAAGGGGACTAAAAAAAATATAAATGGGCTGTTTCAATCATTGAAGCAGTCCTTAGATAAAGCAGGGCTTAGCATAGAAGATTTAGATAGAATTCGTGTTAATGAAGCAGCTCCCGTAATTGGAGATGTAGCCATGGAAACTATAACAGAAACTATTATAACTGAGTCTACCATGATAGGTCATAATCCAAATACTCCCGGTGGAGAAGGTGTAGGTGTAGGAATAACTACACTTATAAATGATCTTTCAAATATTAAGGAAAAAGAAGATGTAATAGTTGTAATACCATCCGAAGTAGATTTCGAATATGCAGCTAAAACTATAAATCAACATGATGGTAGAGTTAATATAAAAGGAGCAATAGCTAAAAAAGATGATGGTGTTTTAATTAATAACAGACTAAATAATAAAATTCCTATAATAGATGAAGTAACTTTAGTGGATAAAGTTCCCATAGGCATGAGAGCAGCTATAGAAGTTGCTCCTGTAGGTAGGGTTATTGAGGTTCTATCAAATCCATATGGAATAGCTACTCTATTTGATTTAACATCTGATGAGACAAAGCATATTGTTCCTATAGCTAGGGCGTTAATAGGAAATAGATCAGCAGTAGTCATAAAAACCCCTAAGGGGGATGTAAAAGAAAGAAAAATCCCAGCGGGAAAAATAGAAATAATAGGAAGTAATAAAAGAGCGTCTGTAGATGTAGACCAAGGTGCTACAAAGATTATGCAGGCTGTAAGTTCTGTAAGTCAAATTTGCGATGTAAAAGGTGAACCGGGAACTAATGCAGGGGGAATGTTAGAGAAAGTAAGACATGTAATGAGCCAACTTACAAATCAACATCCTAATGTTATAAAAATACAAGATTTACTTGCGGTAGATACATTTGTACCACAAAGTGTAAAGGGAGGACTAGCAAAAGAGTTCTCATTAGAAAATGCAGTAGGCATTGCTGCGATGGTAAAAGCAGATAAACTTCAGATGCAAATGATCGCTGATGAATTAGGTGAGAAACTAAAAGTACCTGTAGAAGTAGGTGGAGTTGAAGCTGATATGGCCATAAGAGGAGCATTAACCACTCCTGGTACAAATCAACCACTTGCAATACTTGATATGGGTGCAGGGTCAACAGATGCATCTATAATAACCAGAAATGGAGAAATAAAGTCGATACATTTAGCAGGTGCAGGTAATATGGTTACAATGCTTATTAAATCAGAGTTAGGTCTTGATGATTTTGATTTAGCAGAAGATATTAAAAAATATCCATTAGCTAAGGTTGAAAGCTTATTTAATTTGAGACACGAAGATGGAACGGTTAAATTCTTTAATAAACCTCTTGACCCTAAATTTTTTGCAAAAGTTGTTATATTAAAAGAAGATATGATGATTCCAATAGAGGGAAATCAATCTATAGAAAAGATAAAGTTAATTAGAAAGCAAGCAAAAGAAAAAGTATTTGTGACAAATGCATTAAGAGCTTTATCTGATGTTAGCCCAACTAATAATATTAGAGATATTGAATTTGTTGTTTTAGTAGGTGGATCAGCACTTGACTTTGAAGTTCCACAGCTAGTGACTGATGCACTATCTCAATATAATGTAGTTGCAGGTAGGGCAAATATTAGAGGCATAGAAGGCCCAAGAAATGCAGTTGCAACAGGTCTTATATTATCTTCGACAGAAGAGGTGAAGTAA
- a CDS encoding diol dehydratase small subunit — translation MNQEVLIKQIVEEVLKNMEKESVTNKKECCTDKITKENYPLGEKIPDQIRSQSGMKLSDLTLEKVISGELKSEDMRISPETLEMQAQVAESVGRDAFAGNLRRAAELIAVPDKRILEIYNALRPYRSTKEELYAIADELENQYGCKVNAAFVREAADVYELRGRLKA, via the coding sequence ATGAACCAAGAAGTATTAATAAAACAAATAGTTGAAGAAGTTTTAAAAAATATGGAGAAAGAGAGTGTAACCAATAAAAAAGAGTGTTGCACAGATAAGATAACTAAAGAAAATTATCCTTTAGGAGAAAAAATACCTGATCAAATAAGATCTCAATCAGGGATGAAACTTTCTGATTTAACTTTAGAGAAAGTAATATCAGGAGAATTAAAATCTGAAGATATGAGAATATCTCCAGAAACTTTAGAAATGCAAGCTCAAGTTGCTGAATCAGTAGGTAGAGATGCTTTTGCTGGAAACTTAAGAAGAGCTGCAGAACTTATAGCCGTTCCAGATAAGAGAATACTTGAAATATATAATGCATTAAGACCATATAGATCAACTAAAGAAGAATTATATGCAATAGCAGATGAATTAGAAAATCAATATGGATGTAAAGTAAATGCGGCATTTGTAAGAGAAGCAGCAGATGTTTATGAATTAAGAGGAAGACTTAAAGCTTAA
- a CDS encoding propanediol/glycerol family dehydratase medium subunit → MAIDERMLKSVIEEVLKEMAGEKNSEPVKTVKKEEISSEVNSLVVTEVGEFVPSNRADEVVIGLAPAFGVYQTKTIIGTEHAKVLKEIIAGIEEEGLSYRFVKIYRTSDVCFIAHDAAELSGSGVGIGIQSKGTTVIHQKDLLPLSNLELFSQAPLIDLDTYRAIGKNAAKYAKNESPTPVPVKNDQMARPKYQAIAALLHIKETEYADRNKKPQELKIEFK, encoded by the coding sequence ATGGCTATAGATGAAAGAATGTTAAAAAGTGTTATAGAAGAAGTTTTAAAAGAAATGGCAGGAGAAAAAAATAGTGAGCCAGTTAAAACTGTTAAAAAAGAAGAAATATCATCAGAAGTAAATTCTTTAGTTGTAACTGAAGTAGGAGAATTTGTACCTAGTAATAGAGCGGATGAAGTTGTTATAGGTTTAGCACCAGCATTTGGTGTTTATCAAACTAAAACAATAATAGGTACAGAGCATGCTAAGGTATTAAAAGAAATTATAGCTGGTATAGAAGAAGAAGGTTTAAGTTATAGATTTGTAAAAATATATAGAACTTCAGATGTTTGCTTTATAGCTCATGACGCTGCAGAACTTAGTGGGTCAGGAGTAGGTATAGGAATACAATCTAAAGGTACTACAGTAATTCATCAAAAGGATTTACTCCCATTAAGTAACTTAGAATTATTCTCTCAAGCTCCACTTATAGATTTAGATACATATAGAGCTATAGGTAAAAATGCTGCTAAATATGCTAAAAATGAATCTCCAACACCAGTTCCAGTTAAAAATGACCAAATGGCTAGACCAAAATATCAGGCAATAGCAGCATTACTTCATATAAAAGAAACAGAATATGCTGATAGAAATAAAAAACCTCAAGAATTAAAAATTGAGTTTAAATAA